The following coding sequences lie in one Moritella viscosa genomic window:
- a CDS encoding outer membrane phospholipase A1 — MNACLSSNVTSVKGTMTVEALRTFCHEVKPNPLHQRRALEKSAENNPFALIPYKPNYILPVTYSKGRTEPYKNLDSEYDFDDVEIKFQVSLKYIVAEDFMTPGFDVQLAFTSVSWWQAYNSDSSSPFRETNYEPEMIFQYSEPWDLFGLPVAITALSLNHQSNGQSGSLSRSWNRIIGTMAFAHDDVVWAVRGWWRVPEDEKLTPDSSQGDDNPDIEKYLGYGDLNMVWKLPYSNSLDFKLRNNLRSDNKGSIQVGWSFPLSKHLFGYVEYFNGYGESLIYYDQHVSRVGVGFRLTNWL, encoded by the coding sequence ATGAATGCGTGTCTGTCATCGAATGTGACGTCTGTGAAAGGAACGATGACTGTTGAAGCGCTAAGGACGTTTTGTCATGAGGTTAAACCGAATCCGCTTCATCAGCGTAGGGCATTAGAAAAAAGCGCTGAAAACAACCCGTTTGCTTTAATCCCCTATAAACCTAACTATATTCTACCAGTGACTTATTCAAAGGGAAGAACAGAACCCTATAAGAATCTTGATAGCGAATATGATTTTGATGATGTAGAAATAAAGTTTCAAGTGTCATTAAAGTATATCGTTGCAGAAGATTTTATGACGCCGGGGTTTGACGTGCAACTTGCTTTTACGTCTGTGAGTTGGTGGCAAGCTTATAACTCCGACAGTTCATCACCATTTAGAGAAACAAATTATGAACCTGAGATGATATTTCAATATAGTGAACCTTGGGATTTGTTTGGATTACCTGTCGCCATCACTGCGCTTTCTTTAAATCATCAATCTAATGGTCAATCTGGCAGTTTGTCTCGAAGTTGGAACCGTATCATAGGGACGATGGCATTTGCTCATGATGATGTTGTTTGGGCTGTTCGTGGCTGGTGGCGTGTACCTGAAGACGAGAAGCTAACTCCGGATTCATCACAAGGCGATGATAACCCCGATATCGAAAAATATTTAGGTTATGGTGATTTAAATATGGTTTGGAAACTACCTTACAGTAATAGTTTGGATTTTAAATTACGAAATAATCTAAGATCGGATAATAAAGGTTCGATACAAGTAGGCTGGTCCTTTCCGTTGAGTAAGCATTTATTTGGTTATGTCGAGTATTTTAATGGCTACGGCGAAAGCCTTATATATTATGATCAACACGTTTCGAGAGTTGGTGTCGGTTTTAGATTAACTAACTGGTTATAA
- a CDS encoding putative lipoprotein — translation MNSKLLIAGLIVSSALIGGCANNADLQNSVGSLTSQVSKLTSQVKMLESEQGSMKSGIGSNAAAAQQALEEAQRANSRIDNIAASYSK, via the coding sequence ATGAACAGTAAATTACTCATTGCTGGATTGATTGTAAGTTCAGCACTCATTGGAGGTTGTGCGAATAACGCCGATCTACAAAATAGTGTCGGTAGCCTAACATCTCAAGTCAGTAAATTAACCTCCCAAGTGAAAATGTTAGAATCTGAACAAGGAAGTATGAAGTCTGGCATTGGATCTAACGCCGCAGCGGCTCAACAAGCTTTGGAAGAAGCGCAACGAGCGAACTCACGCATCGATAATATCGCCGCATCTTATAGTAAATAA
- a CDS encoding phage integrase — protein MPKALINIGNSSIIPSTNLSEEHIENLIRFRDRKEQFEENTLKSLYFHVNKFNEYCLSRNVIPLPLQDATVLEAFLIKEHERGCKAQTLRIYAWAVSKVHALAGLEIPYFKTVITARLKIISKQEVKLGVKRKQAVAFSYEHLKFVNEQLDISSLISIRNTLLLNICYDGLLRESEACQLFIDQLHKTNGLYTANITNTKTDKSLDGSIVHLSKFTSKLLPLYLKKIAEHHGQYLFKRTTPRGGKLEKLKPSSLSPNPNDKPISTKTVELVFANTWHQINTYNESVSFDLHIDLPERPFSGHSARVGASCDLVGAGFDDSLVMRAGRWKTLRMVELYTRGVNNKFATVREFRERLEAMAAD, from the coding sequence ATGCCTAAAGCATTGATAAATATAGGTAATAGTTCAATAATTCCATCAACTAACCTTAGTGAAGAACACATAGAAAACCTGATCAGGTTTCGTGATCGTAAAGAACAGTTCGAAGAAAATACACTTAAATCACTGTATTTCCATGTGAATAAATTCAATGAATATTGCCTAAGTCGTAATGTTATCCCTTTACCATTACAAGATGCGACAGTGCTTGAAGCATTTCTGATAAAGGAACATGAGCGAGGCTGTAAAGCTCAAACACTTCGAATTTACGCCTGGGCAGTTTCAAAGGTACATGCTTTAGCGGGTTTAGAAATACCATATTTCAAAACAGTTATCACAGCTAGGTTAAAAATAATCTCAAAGCAAGAGGTAAAGCTGGGCGTGAAACGTAAGCAAGCTGTGGCATTTTCTTATGAGCACCTTAAATTTGTAAATGAACAACTTGATATATCATCCTTGATTTCTATCCGAAATACATTATTACTCAACATTTGCTATGATGGTCTACTCCGTGAAAGTGAGGCTTGTCAGCTATTCATAGATCAATTACATAAAACCAACGGCCTTTATACTGCTAATATCACGAATACAAAAACAGATAAATCGTTAGATGGTTCCATTGTTCACTTAAGTAAATTTACATCAAAACTATTACCACTGTACCTTAAAAAAATAGCCGAACATCATGGTCAATACCTATTTAAACGAACAACACCACGAGGTGGTAAACTAGAAAAGCTAAAACCGAGTTCCCTATCACCAAATCCAAATGACAAACCAATATCAACGAAAACGGTTGAACTTGTGTTTGCAAACACCTGGCATCAAATTAATACGTATAATGAATCTGTCAGTTTTGATTTACATATCGACTTACCCGAGCGACCTTTTAGTGGTCACTCTGCTCGAGTTGGTGCATCTTGTGATCTTGTCGGCGCTGGTTTTGATGATTCGTTAGTTATGCGGGCAGGTCGCTGGAAGACTTTACGTATGGTTGAACTTTACACCCGAGGTGTGAATAATAAATTTGCGACGGTACGTGAATTCAGAGAAAGATTGGAAGCGATGGCAGCTGATTAA
- a CDS encoding putative bacterial signalling protein has protein sequence MNNKRHFQRILFDHNATLTCNGHQWSINVIDLSLRGLSCTRPRNVKFNINQLMTLSISLTQEQVIIMEAILVHNEDHVLGLRCTRIDINSISELRRLVQLNLADESLLHRDIEHLAHSPPKL, from the coding sequence ATGAATAATAAGCGTCACTTTCAACGGATATTATTTGATCATAATGCCACGTTAACTTGTAATGGGCATCAATGGTCAATAAATGTAATCGATTTATCTTTACGAGGTCTATCCTGTACCAGACCAAGAAATGTAAAGTTCAATATTAATCAACTAATGACACTGTCAATCAGCCTAACCCAAGAACAAGTCATTATCATGGAAGCCATTTTAGTTCATAATGAAGACCATGTTTTAGGCTTACGTTGTACGAGAATTGATATTAATAGTATTTCAGAACTTCGTCGTTTAGTTCAGTTAAACTTAGCTGATGAATCACTTTTACATCGAGATATAGAACACCTTGCTCACTCCCCCCCTAAATTATAA
- a CDS encoding outer membrane protein A, whose translation MKSITVLGALAAIALTTSVQANQDVSGFYLGGGAGSTTVNLDGKNYAFDEDTDGKTLKFITGYQFNRIVAIEAQYTKYGEITPDKNITRDGKLYTWDATTFSVSANLGYTFQNGLRPFGIIGLSSLDLGQSSKTLKDDNATAVHLGAGLEYTPAALSGVSFRVGYEAELFAIEADASSEDIDVLVGSLYVAATYKF comes from the coding sequence ATGAAATCAATTACTGTATTAGGCGCTTTGGCTGCGATCGCATTAACTACAAGTGTTCAAGCAAATCAAGATGTTTCAGGCTTCTATCTTGGTGGTGGTGCAGGTTCAACAACTGTTAATTTAGACGGAAAAAATTATGCTTTCGATGAAGACACTGATGGTAAAACACTAAAATTCATTACTGGTTATCAATTTAATCGTATAGTAGCAATTGAGGCACAATACACAAAGTATGGTGAAATCACGCCGGATAAGAATATTACACGTGATGGTAAATTATATACATGGGATGCAACAACGTTTTCTGTATCAGCTAACCTGGGTTACACTTTCCAAAATGGTTTACGTCCATTTGGTATTATTGGTCTTTCGAGTCTAGATTTAGGTCAATCATCAAAAACTCTTAAAGATGATAACGCAACAGCAGTTCATCTTGGAGCAGGTCTAGAATATACACCAGCTGCATTATCTGGTGTAAGTTTCCGTGTTGGTTATGAAGCTGAACTTTTCGCAATTGAGGCAGACGCTAGTTCTGAAGATATTGATGTCCTTGTAGGTTCGCTATACGTAGCTGCAACTTACAAGTTCTAA
- a CDS encoding putative dehydrogenase, whose product MRIIINNVMANNMNEVVIFGAASGLGLAMVNYFMSNGVSVIGVARNVEKNKLSTLCDKTYQCDATDKAQVLNIVESLSKDAIVISTMGSFRADVPVDYIGHRHLIDALESAGINRFLLVTSLGCGDSWQFMSARSKAGFGHAVREKSLAESYLQTSMLDFTILRPGGLKDGEVTNAGDLSQAKEVHGMITRHEVARLVHALLLQDKSKKQIFECVDPTIVYA is encoded by the coding sequence ATGAGAATCATTATCAATAACGTAATGGCTAATAATATGAATGAAGTAGTAATTTTTGGTGCTGCAAGTGGATTAGGACTGGCGATGGTCAATTACTTTATGAGTAATGGGGTATCAGTCATTGGTGTTGCGCGTAACGTTGAAAAAAATAAACTTTCAACATTGTGCGATAAAACGTATCAATGTGATGCAACCGATAAAGCGCAAGTTTTAAATATTGTTGAATCACTTAGTAAAGACGCTATCGTGATCTCAACTATGGGAAGTTTTCGCGCTGATGTACCTGTTGATTATATCGGTCATCGGCATCTTATTGATGCATTAGAAAGTGCGGGTATCAACAGATTTTTATTAGTAACTTCATTGGGTTGCGGTGACTCTTGGCAATTTATGTCGGCACGATCTAAAGCTGGTTTTGGTCATGCGGTAAGAGAAAAGTCACTTGCAGAATCTTACTTACAAACTAGCATGTTAGACTTTACGATCTTGCGACCGGGTGGACTAAAAGACGGTGAGGTGACTAATGCCGGTGACTTATCACAAGCTAAGGAAGTGCACGGAATGATCACTCGTCACGAAGTTGCACGATTGGTCCATGCATTATTACTTCAAGATAAGAGTAAGAAACAAATATTTGAATGTGTTGATCCAACGATTGTTTACGCATAG
- the add gene encoding adenosine deaminase yields the protein MKQFIQNLPKVELHLHIEGTLEPELMFELAARNDIDIPFKSFEDVRDAYNFHNLQSFLDIYYQGANVLITEQDFFDLTWAYLLRCKNDNVVHTEIFFDPQTHTERGISFDTVVNGIHNALSKAVKELGITSQLIMCFLRHLDEKSAFITLNQSLEYKGKIVGVGLDSSESGNPASKFERVFKAAMNEGFLTVAHAGEEGPASSIRDALELLKITRVDHGVRCSDDETLVKELATLRTPLTVFPLSNIKLKVFEKMEEHNIVELLRKNVCVTINSDDPAYFGGYMTDNFMAVSNAHDMSKSEIAQFTFNAIEASFISEEEKDRLVAINIAYLVLNK from the coding sequence ATGAAACAATTTATTCAAAATTTACCGAAAGTCGAACTTCATTTACACATCGAAGGTACGCTTGAACCCGAGCTGATGTTCGAACTTGCTGCACGCAATGATATTGATATTCCCTTCAAGTCATTCGAAGATGTTAGAGATGCTTACAATTTCCATAATCTGCAATCATTTTTAGATATCTATTATCAAGGTGCTAATGTATTAATCACAGAACAAGATTTTTTCGATCTTACATGGGCTTATCTACTGCGTTGTAAAAATGACAATGTTGTTCACACCGAGATATTCTTCGATCCACAAACACACACAGAACGCGGCATTAGTTTTGATACTGTTGTGAACGGTATTCATAACGCATTATCTAAAGCGGTTAAAGAGCTTGGTATTACAAGCCAATTAATAATGTGCTTTTTACGCCACCTTGATGAAAAATCCGCATTTATAACATTAAATCAATCACTTGAATACAAAGGTAAGATTGTCGGTGTCGGGTTAGATTCGTCAGAAAGTGGCAATCCAGCCAGTAAATTCGAACGTGTTTTTAAAGCTGCGATGAATGAAGGTTTTTTAACTGTTGCGCATGCTGGTGAAGAAGGTCCTGCGAGTAGTATTCGCGATGCATTAGAGCTGTTGAAAATTACGCGTGTTGATCATGGTGTACGTTGTTCTGATGATGAAACGTTAGTTAAAGAGTTAGCAACACTGCGAACGCCGCTGACCGTTTTCCCGTTATCAAATATTAAGCTTAAGGTATTTGAAAAAATGGAAGAACATAACATTGTTGAATTATTACGAAAGAATGTATGCGTTACGATTAATTCTGATGATCCGGCATACTTTGGTGGTTATATGACAGATAACTTCATGGCAGTGAGTAATGCGCACGACATGTCAAAATCAGAAATTGCACAATTCACTTTTAATGCTATTGAGGCCAGTTTTATTTCAGAGGAAGAAAAAGACCGTTTAGTAGCAATCAATATAGCCTATTTAGTGCTGAATAAATAA
- a CDS encoding peptidoglycan binding protein produces MVNLKLNLSLPSICFILVILLLHKPVHSQPYAMPILGSRLIGQPIQYTVKVGDYFHAIAEQYNVGMMALMASNPTVDPFLPRPGTVLELPTSMLLPDAPYKGIVINLPELRLYYFPQGKNIVHVFPVGIGREGRMTPQMNSFVKAKLKDPIWTPTPSTRAEYLQKFKTVLPRYVDAGEHNPLGRFALQLAYGQSNYLIHGTNQRFGIGMRISGGCIRMNPDDIELLYTRVAINEPVRIINKPIKFTIEPNGQYLVEVHTPLSSETLDGDLNMAETIDRFEHHKVDEKALNNALLLHYGLPVNVSI; encoded by the coding sequence ATGGTCAACCTAAAGCTGAATCTTAGCCTTCCATCAATTTGTTTTATTCTTGTTATTTTACTATTGCATAAACCTGTTCATTCTCAGCCTTACGCTATGCCCATACTCGGTTCAAGGCTAATTGGTCAGCCGATACAATACACAGTGAAAGTGGGGGATTATTTTCATGCGATTGCGGAGCAATACAATGTTGGTATGATGGCGTTAATGGCATCGAATCCGACTGTTGATCCCTTTTTACCTCGACCTGGGACTGTGCTAGAGTTACCAACCAGTATGCTGCTGCCTGACGCGCCATATAAAGGGATTGTGATTAACTTACCTGAGCTCAGGTTATACTACTTTCCTCAAGGAAAAAACATCGTGCATGTATTTCCGGTTGGTATTGGACGGGAAGGACGTATGACACCACAGATGAACAGCTTTGTTAAAGCGAAGCTCAAAGATCCAATCTGGACGCCAACCCCCTCTACACGTGCAGAGTATTTACAGAAGTTTAAAACTGTGTTGCCTCGTTATGTGGATGCCGGTGAACATAATCCATTAGGGCGTTTCGCATTACAACTTGCTTATGGGCAAAGTAATTATCTTATTCATGGAACGAATCAACGTTTTGGTATTGGGATGAGGATAAGTGGGGGTTGTATTCGAATGAATCCAGACGATATTGAGTTGTTATATACTCGCGTAGCGATAAATGAACCTGTAAGAATTATAAATAAGCCAATTAAATTTACGATTGAACCAAATGGTCAGTATTTAGTTGAGGTTCATACCCCCTTATCTTCTGAAACATTAGATGGAGATCTTAACATGGCAGAGACTATAGATAGATTTGAACACCATAAGGTTGATGAAAAGGCCCTCAATAATGCGTTACTGCTACACTACGGGTTACCTGTTAATGTCAGTATTTAA
- a CDS encoding putative exported protein, whose translation MNKHLFAAIFSASTFISTGVMAADVDFPHLETTGMGEVIAKPDMAVFSVQVSETRKTAKEAKEAVDNAVVAFNGRLKKEGVARTDIESSNISLRPEYHYKKDQKPKLIGYRANRHVTVTVRDLNKLNNYLDGALGDGINNINNIQLKVSNEPKFIEQARQAAILDAKEKAQSLAKGFDEKVDGVWKITYRSSQPRLMLMRSMAMDSAQNVESSYQDEKIIIRDQVDVVFRLED comes from the coding sequence ATGAACAAACATTTATTCGCGGCTATTTTTAGTGCTAGTACATTTATTTCTACAGGTGTGATGGCGGCAGATGTCGATTTTCCTCATTTAGAAACCACAGGTATGGGCGAAGTTATTGCTAAGCCAGACATGGCTGTATTCTCTGTCCAGGTATCTGAAACGCGTAAAACAGCAAAAGAAGCAAAAGAAGCTGTCGATAATGCAGTTGTAGCATTTAATGGGCGCTTGAAAAAGGAAGGGGTGGCTCGTACCGATATTGAAAGTTCTAACATTTCACTGCGTCCTGAGTATCACTACAAGAAAGATCAAAAACCTAAGCTAATAGGATACCGTGCAAACAGACATGTGACAGTAACGGTCAGAGATTTAAATAAACTTAATAATTATTTGGATGGTGCGCTTGGTGATGGTATTAATAACATCAATAATATTCAACTGAAAGTAAGTAACGAGCCTAAATTTATAGAACAGGCACGACAAGCTGCAATCTTAGATGCAAAAGAAAAAGCACAGTCACTTGCGAAGGGGTTTGATGAAAAGGTTGATGGCGTTTGGAAAATCACTTACCGATCATCACAACCTCGTCTAATGTTAATGAGAAGTATGGCAATGGATTCTGCGCAAAATGTTGAATCATCTTATCAAGATGAGAAAATTATTATTCGAGATCAAGTTGATGTTGTATTCCGTCTCGAAGATTAA
- a CDS encoding putative lipoprotein translates to MKKLLLCAFTCIFLVACGGSSSTDEKTQTEPKPSPTPSPSPDPELDPSNIHDVVPNVDYKNAVGIINNINFDHHQDGGYTVDMFNGDFENEWGKITGRANIVDRNGSQQLAVTHPKDQYKQGISSGKKLNEYNELYFSYQITFGKNYDFSMGGKLPGLAGLNPNSSNNPDGCNSVGKDDGFSLRSMFREDGRAIGYFYHQDKTRKCGDEIDYQHGGKNFSFKREKTYLIEQYVKMNDANQANGIVTIYVNGFKVLEKTNMTFSENGIYAINYQYFQLWHGGNNSDWAVDRDSTAYFDHVTLSTKAISYK, encoded by the coding sequence TTGAAAAAATTATTACTTTGTGCTTTTACATGTATATTTTTAGTTGCATGTGGCGGATCTTCATCAACAGATGAAAAAACTCAAACAGAACCAAAACCATCACCGACTCCATCACCAAGTCCAGATCCGGAGCTAGACCCAAGTAATATTCATGATGTTGTGCCAAATGTAGATTACAAAAATGCAGTAGGTATTATCAATAATATCAATTTTGATCACCATCAGGACGGTGGATATACAGTTGATATGTTCAATGGTGACTTTGAAAATGAATGGGGAAAGATTACTGGAAGAGCGAATATTGTTGATAGGAATGGTTCACAACAGTTAGCTGTTACCCACCCTAAAGATCAATACAAACAAGGGATTTCAAGTGGTAAAAAATTAAATGAATATAATGAATTATATTTTTCATACCAAATTACATTTGGTAAAAATTATGACTTTTCTATGGGCGGTAAATTACCTGGATTAGCAGGATTGAACCCGAACTCAAGTAACAATCCTGATGGTTGTAATAGTGTCGGCAAAGATGACGGTTTTAGTTTGCGCTCAATGTTCCGTGAAGATGGCCGTGCTATAGGCTATTTCTATCACCAAGATAAAACTAGAAAATGTGGTGATGAAATTGATTATCAACACGGAGGCAAGAACTTCTCGTTTAAAAGAGAAAAAACATATCTTATCGAACAGTATGTAAAAATGAATGATGCAAACCAAGCAAATGGGATTGTAACAATCTATGTGAATGGCTTTAAAGTTCTTGAAAAAACTAATATGACGTTTTCTGAAAACGGGATATATGCCATAAACTATCAATACTTCCAACTTTGGCATGGCGGTAATAATAGCGACTGGGCTGTAGATCGAGATTCGACAGCATACTTTGATCATGTAACGCTGAGTACTAAAGCTATAAGTTATAAGTAG
- a CDS encoding transposase, IS1595 family codes for MSKVTFAAFQESIEDLSYVELKRLNHQIDFHLSKDEVGQILAKYENEISNCPHCNGHVLSRWGSTMQGKQRYRCNACHKTFSTLTGTSLFRMKKPGKWLKYIECMCLSNSLRYAANKLDINLKTAFRWRHRFLKSPSEHKPTELLGIIEADETFVPESFKGSKKMLRESRKRGGGNPPKVPILLALDRNGTISHQVLKRDTKEELSLALTPLLSPDSVLCTDGNLSYQSIVKELGFNIDHKRLISLDNQKVIDKIYHIQTLNNFMMRWKTWMKRFYGVGTGYMEHYIAWFIFMENKASCENKNWLNEALE; via the coding sequence ATGAGTAAAGTAACTTTTGCAGCTTTTCAAGAAAGTATTGAAGACCTATCTTATGTTGAACTAAAGCGCTTAAATCATCAAATCGACTTCCACCTATCTAAAGACGAAGTCGGCCAAATCCTTGCCAAATATGAAAATGAAATATCAAACTGCCCTCATTGCAATGGTCACGTGCTATCTCGATGGGGAAGTACCATGCAAGGAAAACAACGTTATCGCTGTAATGCTTGCCATAAAACATTCAGCACCCTAACGGGAACAAGTCTATTTAGAATGAAAAAACCTGGCAAATGGCTGAAATATATAGAATGTATGTGTTTATCTAATAGTTTGAGATATGCAGCTAACAAGTTAGATATTAATTTAAAAACAGCATTTAGATGGCGACATCGTTTTCTAAAAAGCCCTTCTGAGCACAAACCGACTGAATTACTTGGCATTATTGAAGCAGATGAAACTTTTGTACCCGAGAGTTTCAAAGGTTCCAAAAAAATGCTGAGAGAATCAAGAAAACGAGGCGGCGGTAATCCCCCAAAAGTGCCTATTTTACTGGCTTTAGATCGCAATGGAACAATAAGCCATCAGGTCTTAAAGCGAGATACTAAAGAAGAACTTAGCTTAGCGCTAACACCACTTTTATCACCTGATTCTGTGCTATGTACCGATGGTAATTTATCTTATCAAAGCATCGTTAAAGAGCTTGGTTTCAACATCGATCATAAACGGCTTATCAGTTTGGATAATCAAAAGGTTATTGATAAAATATATCATATTCAGACACTTAATAATTTCATGATGCGTTGGAAAACTTGGATGAAACGATTTTATGGTGTTGGTACTGGCTATATGGAACATTATATTGCTTGGTTTATCTTTATGGAAAACAAAGCGTCTTGCGAAAACAAAAACTGGCTTAATGAAGCTCTTGAATAA
- a CDS encoding putative regulator, GGDEF family protein → MSSGMMEIEDSFLPVLIVTKDIINSCNHMFSTLVGISESELINRSLHEHLHLDGDVTSAVSNISLLLNAASVSETGCFVKATLMDVNFHRCKVELHCQRRSESQFDNTFKLCFNVIENKSIDSITGLPNGWAISARATYLFKLPNTQMRLMMLSVDNFSTINFRYGFDTGDNYLSVLGKKLQATVSDDGLVVRLANARYGILIENKHHLSSADFNAYITMFCQYLCDLSLGSLVLNNGIRVNKSFSIGISCEHTKYESYFAMENATETAMKESRRHSHSYYCFAKPEIKPELMANKFIIDELPSAIEKSLIKIHYQPQYDLTTKQLVGFEALLRWIHKDLGYIPPDVFIRIVEDIGLHFEFDLWVFTQVCNQVVEWQKSGISTPKVAINISFKTLEMIDFIYRLECIIASTGCPKDLLEIEVTETASISNMDTLINNIRAVRSLGILVAIDDFGSGYSSLSLVRKLRKSLNTLKIDRSLVADICESTLDKEFARKIIELGKVLNVKVLAEGVETLAQRDLLQTLGCDYAQGYYFDKALSMVDAENLIINQTRN, encoded by the coding sequence ATGAGTAGCGGAATGATGGAAATTGAAGATTCGTTTTTACCCGTATTAATAGTCACTAAAGATATAATTAATTCTTGTAATCACATGTTTTCAACATTAGTTGGTATAAGTGAAAGTGAACTCATCAATCGCTCTTTACATGAACATTTGCATTTGGATGGTGACGTAACCTCAGCTGTCAGTAATATCTCTCTATTATTGAACGCTGCAAGCGTTAGTGAAACTGGATGCTTTGTTAAAGCAACACTAATGGATGTTAACTTTCATCGTTGTAAAGTGGAACTTCACTGCCAACGTCGAAGTGAAAGTCAATTCGATAATACGTTTAAATTATGCTTTAACGTTATTGAGAATAAATCAATTGATTCTATTACTGGTCTACCTAATGGTTGGGCGATAAGCGCACGCGCCACATATTTATTCAAATTACCAAATACACAAATGCGTTTGATGATGCTCAGTGTGGATAATTTCTCTACTATCAACTTTCGTTATGGATTTGACACTGGGGATAATTACCTTTCTGTACTCGGTAAGAAATTACAAGCGACAGTGAGTGATGATGGGCTGGTGGTTCGATTAGCTAATGCGCGTTATGGTATTTTAATCGAGAATAAACATCACTTATCATCTGCCGATTTTAATGCGTATATAACCATGTTTTGCCAGTATTTATGTGATTTATCTTTAGGCTCATTAGTATTAAATAATGGTATTAGAGTAAATAAATCATTCAGTATTGGTATTAGTTGTGAACATACTAAGTATGAAAGTTATTTTGCAATGGAGAATGCGACCGAGACCGCAATGAAAGAGTCTAGACGCCATAGTCATTCTTATTACTGCTTTGCTAAACCCGAAATTAAGCCAGAATTGATGGCCAATAAGTTTATTATTGATGAACTTCCTAGCGCAATTGAAAAGTCACTCATTAAAATTCATTATCAGCCTCAGTACGATCTGACGACTAAACAGCTGGTGGGTTTTGAGGCGCTATTGCGGTGGATACACAAAGATCTAGGCTATATTCCTCCAGATGTGTTCATTCGGATTGTGGAAGACATAGGGCTTCATTTTGAATTTGATTTATGGGTATTTACTCAAGTTTGTAACCAAGTTGTGGAATGGCAAAAATCAGGTATTTCCACACCTAAAGTAGCAATAAATATATCATTTAAAACACTTGAAATGATCGACTTTATTTACCGACTAGAATGCATAATTGCATCAACAGGTTGCCCAAAAGATTTACTCGAGATTGAAGTAACCGAAACTGCTTCAATTAGTAATATGGATACCTTAATCAATAACATTAGAGCTGTACGTAGTCTTGGCATTCTTGTTGCGATTGATGATTTTGGATCCGGTTATTCGTCGCTAAGCCTTGTTAGAAAATTACGGAAATCACTCAATACGTTGAAAATTGATCGCTCATTAGTTGCCGATATATGTGAGTCTACATTAGATAAAGAATTTGCAAGAAAAATCATTGAATTAGGAAAAGTCTTAAATGTTAAGGTATTAGCTGAAGGTGTCGAAACCTTAGCACAACGAGATTTATTACAAACACTAGGATGTGATTATGCGCAAGGCTACTATTTTGACAAAGCATTATCGATGGTAGATGCTGAAAATTTAATTATAAATCAAACTCGTAATTAA